From a region of the Falco peregrinus isolate bFalPer1 chromosome 5, bFalPer1.pri, whole genome shotgun sequence genome:
- the RBBP6 gene encoding E3 ubiquitin-protein ligase RBBP6 isoform X6, translating into MSCVHYKFSSKLNYDTVTFDGLHISLCDLKRQIMGREKLKAADCDLQITNAQTKEEYTDDNALIPKNSSVIVRRIPIGGVKATSKTYVISRTEPVSGTSKAIDDSSASISLAQLTKTANLAEANASEEDKIKAMMTQSGHEYDPINYMKKPLGPPPPSYTCFRCGKPGHYIKNCPTNGDKNFESVPRIKKSTGIPRSFMMEVKDPNTKGAMLTNTGKYAIPTIDAEAYAIGKKEKPPFLPEEPSSSSEEDDPIPDELLCLICKDIMTDAVVIPCCGNSYCDECIRTALLESEEHTCPTCHQTDVSPDALIANKFLRQAVNNFKNETGYTKRLRKQIQQQQQQQLPPPPPPPPLMRQTITRNLQPLLRPAISRQQDPLMIPLASLASRSALSSLGPGQSSVAAGLPVNPSSVVVSDLPPAVSLSLRGEKPDGPFRDADAVIPPAALVTAAELSKSSSLSISSLLEEKGYQVPVLRQPALPSLLGPQGQSIPTTGHPMRAGTIRSAGGRPGWELSSNRGRPHGDRTQRTQAPTLPASTPVFVPVPPPPLYPPPPHALPLPPGVPPPQFPPQFPPGQPPSAGYSVPPPGYPPAPANMSSAWVPTAVPTAHSNTIPTTQAPPLSREEFYREQRRLKEESKSPYSASSYSRSSYTYSKSRSGSSRSRSYSRSFSRSHSRSYSRSPPYQRRGKGKSRNYRSRSRSHGYHRSRSRSPPYRRYHSRSRSPVFRSQSPTKRTIPQGEGEREYFNRYREVPPYDMKAYYGRSVDFRDPFEKERYREWERNYREWYEKFYKGYAVGAQPRPPVNRENFSPDRFGPPGTRRENSPYARGRREDYPGGQSHRNRSIAGNYPEKPSGRESHGIKDPTKSKEKEVENPLGDGKGNKHKKHRKRRKGDENEGFPNTELLESARKSREPVTTEDVKTDSLFMLPSRDDATPVRDEPMEADSIAFKPVSEKEKKEKDKPKAKIDKTKRKVEVAVPAKKDNIAKPAKASQEKVDTDREKSPRTEVPVKKVKEELPKTDSVKTSSSQKDEKALGTPRKVHPKVMKDHPETRPAKEEKAKKDHPKETKSEKPSNKEDKSKKPAEKSKQSDAKPEKRKRKADEKVDKEHEASSIKASKPETAESKTSPKGKTEADGEKGERTPEKDKSAFLNNPAKKIKLNRETGKKIVSGENVPPAKEPVEKPEPSSSKVKQEKSKGKVRRKVTAADGSSSTLVDYTSTSSTGGSPVRKPEEKPDTKRTVIKTMEEYNNDITAPAEDVIIMIQVPQSKWDKDDFESEEEDIKSTQVPANVGKPASVIKNVSAKPANPIKHNEKETEPLEKTQKTTKEVSYESSQHDAKSSKSSLSNEKGKTKDRDHSLSDKDTSEKRKSSVQPEKDHSERPTEQGNGKNVSQSSKDSRSSEKHDAGRGSAGKDFTPNREKKSDHEGNRDHSSSKRRDEKSELARRKDSPSRNRESTSVQKSKPRDERAEPSKKGAGDAKRSSYSPPRERKQSDHKAAHDSKRTVEEHKPLDKNSGKEKEKHVPEVKSNKEKEPGGNKPPLKQESPDVKNEKENVTGQTDKSVAKPKPQVSSSSRLSSDLTRETDEAAFVPDYNESDSESNVSAKDEEAAGKNPKEAKEKAVEKVKEETAAPAAVDQPEASRSQGQSSPSVSRSRSQSPSESQTRSHSSSASSGESQDSKKKKKKKEKKKHKKHKKHKKHKKHIGNETELEKSQKHKHKKKKSKKSKDKEKDDQKVKSVTT; encoded by the exons aatacacagatgaTAACGCCCTGATTCCCAAGAACTCATCGGTAATTGTTAGAAGAATCCCTATCGGAGGAGTTAAAGCTACCAGCAAAACATATGTTAT aaGTCGAACTGAGCCAGTGAGTGGAACGTCAAAAGCA ATTGATGACTCTTCTGCATCTATTTCTCTGGCCCAGCTTACTAag ACTGCCAATCTGGCTGAAGCCAATGCTTCCgaggaagataaaataaaagctatgaTGACACAGTCTGGCCATGAATATGATCCAATCAA TTACATGAAGAAACCCTTGGGTCCACCTCCACCATCATATACTTGCTTTCGTTGTGGAAAACCTGGCCACTACATAAAGAACTGTCCAACAAATGGG GACAAAAATTTTGAGTCTGTTCCCAGAATTAAAAAGAGCACAGGAATCCCAAGGAGTTTCATGATGGAAGTGAAAGATCCAAATACAAAGGGTGCTATGTTGACAAACACTGGGAAATACGCAATACCAACTATTGATGC GGAAGCTTATGCTATAGGAAAGAAGGAGAAGCCTCCCTTTTTACCGGAGGAgccatcctcctcctcagaAGAAGATGATCCTATTCCAGATGAGTTGCTATGTCTCATTTGTAAAGATATAATGACTGATGCAGTTGTTATTCCCTGCTGTGGAAACAGTTACTGTGACGAAT GTATTAGAACAGCATTACTGGAATCTGAGGAACATACATGCCCAACGTGTCATCAAACTGATGTTTCTCCTGATGCTTTAATTGCCAACAAGTTCCTACGCCAG GCTGTGAACAACTTCAAAAATGAAACTGGCTACACAAAAAGGCTGCGTAAGCAGatccagcagcaacagcagcagcagctgccaccgccaccacctccaccaccacTAATGAGACAAACAATAACACGCAACCTGCAGCCTCTACTCCGGCCAGCAATTTCCAGACAGCAGGATCCACTAATGATTCCATTAGCTTCTCTGGCTTCTCGTTCTGCTTTGTCATCCTTGGGCCCTGGTCAGTCATctgtggcagctgggctgccagTAAATCCGTCTTCTGTCGTCGTCTCTGATCTCCCTCCAGCAGTGTCCCTATCTCTGCGTGGTGAAAAGCCAGATGGACCTTTTCG tGATGCCGATGCTGTTAtacctcctgctgctctggtgACTGCTGCTGAACTCTCTAAATCTTCATCCCTGTCAATCAGCAGCTTGTTGGAAGAGAAg GGCTATCAGGTTCCTGTACTAAGACAGCCAGCGTTACCAAGTCTTTTGGGCCCTCAAGGACAATCAATACCCACAACTG GTCATCCGATGAGAGCTGGTACCATTCGCTCAGCAGGTGGCAGACCAGGCTGGGAACT AAGTTCAAATCGAGGACGCCCACACGGTGACCGTACCCAAAGGACTCAGGCCCCAACACTACCAGCATCAACACCAGTCTTTGTGCCTGTGCCTCCACCTCCCTTGTATCCTCCGCCACCCCatgctcttcctcttcctccgGGGGTGCCACCACCACAGTTTCCTCCTCAGTTTCCACCTGGTCAGCCTCCATCTGCTGGGTACAGTGTCCCCCCTCCAGGATaccccccagctcctgcaaatATGTCGTCAGCCTGGGTACCAACAGCAGTACCGACGGCTCATTCAAATACCATCCCAACGACGCAGGCACCTCCTTTATCTAGGGAGGAGTTTTACAGAGAACAGCGGAGACTTAAAGAGGA gtccaAGTCTCCTTATAGTGCTTCATCTTACTCTAGAAGTTCATATACCTACTCCAAATCAAGATCAGGTTCTTCCCGCTCTCGCTCCTACTCTCGGTCATTTAGTCGTTCCCATTCTCGTTCCTACTCACGATCACCGCCGTATCAAAGAAGAGGCAAAGGGAAGAGCCGTAATTATCGTTCTAGGTCGAGGTCACATGGTTATCACCGTTCAAGGTCACGGTCACCCCCATATAGACGATACCATTCACGGTCAAGGTCTCCTGTATTTAGAAGCCAGTCTCCCACTAAACGGACTATACCtcaaggggaaggagaaagggagtATTTTAACAGGTACAGAGAAGTTCCACCATATGATATGAAAGCTTACTATGGCAGATCTGTTGACTTTAGAGAtccatttgaaaaggaaagatacAGAGAATGGGAAAGGAACTATAGAGAATGGTATGAGAAGTTTTACAAGGGCTATGCTGTTGGCGCTCAACCTCGACCTCCAGTAAACAGAGAGAACTTTTCTCCAGATAGGTTTGGTCCACCTGGAACCAGACGAGAGAATTCACCATATGCTCGGGGACGTAGGGAGGATTATCCTGGTGGGCAGAGCCACAGAAATCGTAGTATAGCTGGAAATTACCCTGAAAAGCCTTCTGGAAGAGAGAGCCATGGCATCAAGGATCCTACGAAATCAAAAGAGAAGGAGGTGGAAAATCCACTGGGAGATGgcaaaggaaataaacataaaaaacacCGGAAGAGACGAAAAGGGGATGAGAATGAAGGATTTCCCAATACTGAGCTGTTAGAAAGTGCGAGAAAATCAAGAGAGCCAGTTACAACAGAGGATGTTAAAACGGACTCTCTGTTCATGCTCCCAAGCAGAGATGATGCTACCCCTGTGAGAGATGAGCCCATGGAAGCAGACTCTATTGCTTTCAAACCGGTGtctgagaaggagaaaaaagagaaggataAGCCAAAAGCCAAAATTGACAAGACAAAGCGGAAAGTTGAAGTGGCTGTTCCTGCTAAGAAAGACAATATAGCAAAACCAGCTAAAGCTTCCCAAGAGAAGGTGGACACCGATCGTGAAAAATCTCCTCGAACAGAAGTTCCTGTGAAAAAAGTGAAGGAGGAGTTGCCAAAGACAGACAGTGTTAAAACATCTTCCTCTCAAAAGGATGAGAAAGCTCTTGGTACCCCACGGAAAGTTCACCCAAAAGTGATGAAAGATCACCCAGAAACCAGACCAGCCaaggaggaaaaggcaaagaaagacCATCCAAAAGAAACCAAGTCAGAGAAGCCCTCCAACAAAGAGGACAAgtcaaaaaaacctgctgaaaaaagcaaacagtctgatgcaaaacctgaaaaaagaaaaagaaaagcagatgaaaaggTTGATAAGGAACACGAAGCCTCTTCCATAAAGGCTTCTAAACCAGAAACTGCTGAATCGAAAACATCACCGAAGGGAAAGACTGAGGCTGATGGTGAAAAAGGAGAGCGAACTCCAGAAAAGgataaatctgcttttcttaacAACCCGGCAAAAAAGATTAAACTTAACAGAGAAACTGGCAAAAAGATTGTAAGTGGAGAAAATGTACCACCTGCAAAAGAACCTGTTGAGAAACCTgagccaagcagcagcaaagttaaacaagaaaaatcaaagggaaaagtgagaagaaaagtaACAGCAGCTGATGGATCTAGTTCAACTCTTGTAGATTACACCAG caCTAGTTCTACTGGAGGAAGCCCTGTTagaaagcctgaagaaaagCCAGATACAAAACGAACTGTCATTAAGACCATGGAGGAATATAATAATGATATAACAGCCCCTGCTGAAGATGTCATTATTATGATCCAGGTCCCTCAGTCAAAGTGGGATAAAGATGACTTTGAGTCTGAAGAGGAGGACATTAAATCTACCCAGGTGCCCGCAAACGTAGGAAAACCTGCTAGTGTTATAAAAAATGTGAGTGCTAAGCCAGCAAACCCTataaaacacaatgaaaaagaGACAGAGCCTttggagaaaacacagaagactACAAAAGAGGTGAGTTATGAAAGCTCCCAGCATGATGCAAAAAGTTCAAAAAGTTCGCTGTcgaatgaaaaaggaaaaaccaaagACAGAGATCATTCTTTGTCGGACAAGGATACTTCtgagaagagaaagagcagTGTTCAGCCAGAAAAAGACCACTCAGAACGTCCAACTGaacaaggaaatggaaaaaatgtttctcaatCTTCCAAAGACAGCAGGTCTTCAGAGAAACACGATGCTGGCCGTGGATCTGCTGGTAAAGACTTTACTCctaacagagagaaaaaatctgACCATGAAGGCAACAGAGATCATTCTAGTTCTAAGCGTAGAGATGAAAAGAGTGAATTAGCAAGGAGAAAAGACTCCCCTTCTCGAAACAGAGAATCAACATCGGTACAGAAAAGCAAGCCAAGAGACGAACGAGCAGAGCCATCCAAAAAGGGTGCTGGAGATGCCAAAAGGAGCAGCTACAGTCCTCCACGTGAGCGGAAGCAGTCTGATCACAAAGCTGCTCACGATTCCAAGCGTACAGTGGAGGAACACAAGCCTCTAGataaaaattcaggaaaagagaaggagaaacatGTACCAGAAGTAAAGAGCAATAAAGAGAAAGAGCCAGGTGGTAATAAACCCCCATTAAAACAAGAATCACCAGAtgtaaaaaatgagaaagagaatGTGACTGGACAAACTGATAAAAGCGTTGCCAAGCCGAAGCCTCAGGTAAGCAGCTCCTCACGGCTCTCCTCTGATCTAACTCGAGAGACTGACGAGGCTGCATTTGTACCAGACTACAATGAAAGTGACAGTGAGAGTAATGTATCTGCAAAAGATGaggaagctgcaggaaaaaatcccaaggaagcaaaagaaaaggctgttgAGAAGGTGAAAGAGGAaacagcagcacctgctgcagTTGACCAGCCTGAGGCAAGCAGAAGTCAAGGTCAGAGCAGTCCCAGCGTTAGCCGCAGCCGTAGTCAAAGCCCTTCCGAGAGTCAGACTCgaagccacagcagcagtgccagctcaGGAGAGAGtcaagacagcaagaaaaagaaaaagaaaaaagagaagaagaagcACAAGAAGCATAAGAAACACAAGAAGCATAAGAAACACATTGGAAATGAAACGGAATTGGAAAAGAgccaaaaacacaaacacaagaagaaaaaatcgAAGAAGAGCAAAGATAAAGAGAAAGATGACCAAAAAGTGAAATCTGTCACTACATAG
- the RBBP6 gene encoding E3 ubiquitin-protein ligase RBBP6 isoform X2: protein MSCVHYKFSSKLNYDTVTFDGLHISLCDLKRQIMGREKLKAADCDLQITNAQTKEEYTDDNALIPKNSSVIVRRIPIGGVKATSKTYVISRTEPVSGTSKAIDDSSASISLAQLTKTANLAEANASEEDKIKAMMTQSGHEYDPINYMKKPLGPPPPSYTCFRCGKPGHYIKNCPTNGDKNFESVPRIKKSTGIPRSFMMEVKDPNTKGAMLTNTGKYAIPTIDAEAYAIGKKEKPPFLPEEPSSSSEEDDPIPDELLCLICKDIMTDAVVIPCCGNSYCDECIRTALLESEEHTCPTCHQTDVSPDALIANKFLRQAVNNFKNETGYTKRLRKQIQQQQQQQLPPPPPPPPLMRQTITRNLQPLLRPAISRQQDPLMIPLASLASRSALSSLGPGQSSVAAGLPVNPSSVVVSDLPPAVSLSLRGEKPDGPFRDADAVIPPAALVTAAELSKSSSLSISSLLEEKGYQVPVLRQPALPSLLGPQGQSIPTTGHPMRAGTIRSAGGRPGWELSSNRGRPHGDRTQRTQAPTLPASTPVFVPVPPPPLYPPPPHALPLPPGVPPPQFPPQFPPGQPPSAGYSVPPPGYPPAPANMSSAWVPTAVPTAHSNTIPTTQAPPLSREEFYREQRRLKEEEKKKSKLDEFTNDFAKELMEYKKIQKERRRSFSRSKSPYSASSYSRSSYTYSKSRSGSSRSRSYSRSFSRSHSRSYSRSPPYQRRGKGKSRNYRSRSRSHGYHRSRSRSPPYRRYHSRSRSPVFRSQSPTKRTIPQGEGEREYFNRYREVPPYDMKAYYGRSVDFRDPFEKERYREWERNYREWYEKFYKGYAVGAQPRPPVNRENFSPDRFGPPGTRRENSPYARGRREDYPGGQSHRNRSIAGNYPEKPSGRESHGIKDPTKSKEKEVENPLGDGKGNKHKKHRKRRKGDENEGFPNTELLESARKSREPVTTEDVKTDSLFMLPSRDDATPVRDEPMEADSIAFKPVSEKEKKEKDKPKAKIDKTKRKVEVAVPAKKDNIAKPAKASQEKVDTDREKSPRTEVPVKKVKEELPKTDSVKTSSSQKDEKALGTPRKVHPKVMKDHPETRPAKEEKAKKDHPKETKSEKPSNKEDKSKKPAEKSKQSDAKPEKRKRKADEKVDKEHEASSIKASKPETAESKTSPKGKTEADGEKGERTPEKDKSAFLNNPAKKIKLNRETGKKIVSGENVPPAKEPVEKPEPSSSKVKQEKSKGKVRRKVTAADGSSSTLVDYTSTSSTGGSPVRKPEEKPDTKRTVIKTMEEYNNDITAPAEDVIIMIQVPQSKWDKDDFESEEEDIKSTQVPANVGKPASVIKNVSAKPANPIKHNEKETEPLEKTQKTTKEVSYESSQHDAKSSKSSLSNEKGKTKDRDHSLSDKDTSEKRKSSVQPEKDHSERPTEQGNGKNVSQSSKDSRSSEKHDAGRGSAGKDFTPNREKKSDHEGNRDHSSSKRRDEKSELARRKDSPSRNRESTSVQKSKPRDERAEPSKKGAGDAKRSSYSPPRERKQSDHKAAHDSKRTVEEHKPLDKNSGKEKEKHVPEVKSNKEKEPGGNKPPLKQESPDVKNEKENVTGQTDKSVAKPKPQVSSSSRLSSDLTRETDEAAFVPDYNESDSESNVSAKDEEAAGKNPKEAKEKAVEKVKEETAAPAAVDQPEASRSQGQSSPSVSRSRSQSPSESQTRSHSSSASSGESQDSKKKKKKKEKKKHKKHKKHKKHKKHIGNETELEKSQKHKHKKKKSKKSKDKEKDDQKVKSVTT, encoded by the exons aatacacagatgaTAACGCCCTGATTCCCAAGAACTCATCGGTAATTGTTAGAAGAATCCCTATCGGAGGAGTTAAAGCTACCAGCAAAACATATGTTAT aaGTCGAACTGAGCCAGTGAGTGGAACGTCAAAAGCA ATTGATGACTCTTCTGCATCTATTTCTCTGGCCCAGCTTACTAag ACTGCCAATCTGGCTGAAGCCAATGCTTCCgaggaagataaaataaaagctatgaTGACACAGTCTGGCCATGAATATGATCCAATCAA TTACATGAAGAAACCCTTGGGTCCACCTCCACCATCATATACTTGCTTTCGTTGTGGAAAACCTGGCCACTACATAAAGAACTGTCCAACAAATGGG GACAAAAATTTTGAGTCTGTTCCCAGAATTAAAAAGAGCACAGGAATCCCAAGGAGTTTCATGATGGAAGTGAAAGATCCAAATACAAAGGGTGCTATGTTGACAAACACTGGGAAATACGCAATACCAACTATTGATGC GGAAGCTTATGCTATAGGAAAGAAGGAGAAGCCTCCCTTTTTACCGGAGGAgccatcctcctcctcagaAGAAGATGATCCTATTCCAGATGAGTTGCTATGTCTCATTTGTAAAGATATAATGACTGATGCAGTTGTTATTCCCTGCTGTGGAAACAGTTACTGTGACGAAT GTATTAGAACAGCATTACTGGAATCTGAGGAACATACATGCCCAACGTGTCATCAAACTGATGTTTCTCCTGATGCTTTAATTGCCAACAAGTTCCTACGCCAG GCTGTGAACAACTTCAAAAATGAAACTGGCTACACAAAAAGGCTGCGTAAGCAGatccagcagcaacagcagcagcagctgccaccgccaccacctccaccaccacTAATGAGACAAACAATAACACGCAACCTGCAGCCTCTACTCCGGCCAGCAATTTCCAGACAGCAGGATCCACTAATGATTCCATTAGCTTCTCTGGCTTCTCGTTCTGCTTTGTCATCCTTGGGCCCTGGTCAGTCATctgtggcagctgggctgccagTAAATCCGTCTTCTGTCGTCGTCTCTGATCTCCCTCCAGCAGTGTCCCTATCTCTGCGTGGTGAAAAGCCAGATGGACCTTTTCG tGATGCCGATGCTGTTAtacctcctgctgctctggtgACTGCTGCTGAACTCTCTAAATCTTCATCCCTGTCAATCAGCAGCTTGTTGGAAGAGAAg GGCTATCAGGTTCCTGTACTAAGACAGCCAGCGTTACCAAGTCTTTTGGGCCCTCAAGGACAATCAATACCCACAACTG GTCATCCGATGAGAGCTGGTACCATTCGCTCAGCAGGTGGCAGACCAGGCTGGGAACT AAGTTCAAATCGAGGACGCCCACACGGTGACCGTACCCAAAGGACTCAGGCCCCAACACTACCAGCATCAACACCAGTCTTTGTGCCTGTGCCTCCACCTCCCTTGTATCCTCCGCCACCCCatgctcttcctcttcctccgGGGGTGCCACCACCACAGTTTCCTCCTCAGTTTCCACCTGGTCAGCCTCCATCTGCTGGGTACAGTGTCCCCCCTCCAGGATaccccccagctcctgcaaatATGTCGTCAGCCTGGGTACCAACAGCAGTACCGACGGCTCATTCAAATACCATCCCAACGACGCAGGCACCTCCTTTATCTAGGGAGGAGTTTTACAGAGAACAGCGGAGACTTAAAGAGGA ggaaaagaaaaagtccaAACTTGATGAGTTTACAAATGATTTTGCTAAGGAATTGATGGAATATAAAAAGATTCAAAAGGAGCGTAGGCGTTCGTTTTCCAG gtccaAGTCTCCTTATAGTGCTTCATCTTACTCTAGAAGTTCATATACCTACTCCAAATCAAGATCAGGTTCTTCCCGCTCTCGCTCCTACTCTCGGTCATTTAGTCGTTCCCATTCTCGTTCCTACTCACGATCACCGCCGTATCAAAGAAGAGGCAAAGGGAAGAGCCGTAATTATCGTTCTAGGTCGAGGTCACATGGTTATCACCGTTCAAGGTCACGGTCACCCCCATATAGACGATACCATTCACGGTCAAGGTCTCCTGTATTTAGAAGCCAGTCTCCCACTAAACGGACTATACCtcaaggggaaggagaaagggagtATTTTAACAGGTACAGAGAAGTTCCACCATATGATATGAAAGCTTACTATGGCAGATCTGTTGACTTTAGAGAtccatttgaaaaggaaagatacAGAGAATGGGAAAGGAACTATAGAGAATGGTATGAGAAGTTTTACAAGGGCTATGCTGTTGGCGCTCAACCTCGACCTCCAGTAAACAGAGAGAACTTTTCTCCAGATAGGTTTGGTCCACCTGGAACCAGACGAGAGAATTCACCATATGCTCGGGGACGTAGGGAGGATTATCCTGGTGGGCAGAGCCACAGAAATCGTAGTATAGCTGGAAATTACCCTGAAAAGCCTTCTGGAAGAGAGAGCCATGGCATCAAGGATCCTACGAAATCAAAAGAGAAGGAGGTGGAAAATCCACTGGGAGATGgcaaaggaaataaacataaaaaacacCGGAAGAGACGAAAAGGGGATGAGAATGAAGGATTTCCCAATACTGAGCTGTTAGAAAGTGCGAGAAAATCAAGAGAGCCAGTTACAACAGAGGATGTTAAAACGGACTCTCTGTTCATGCTCCCAAGCAGAGATGATGCTACCCCTGTGAGAGATGAGCCCATGGAAGCAGACTCTATTGCTTTCAAACCGGTGtctgagaaggagaaaaaagagaaggataAGCCAAAAGCCAAAATTGACAAGACAAAGCGGAAAGTTGAAGTGGCTGTTCCTGCTAAGAAAGACAATATAGCAAAACCAGCTAAAGCTTCCCAAGAGAAGGTGGACACCGATCGTGAAAAATCTCCTCGAACAGAAGTTCCTGTGAAAAAAGTGAAGGAGGAGTTGCCAAAGACAGACAGTGTTAAAACATCTTCCTCTCAAAAGGATGAGAAAGCTCTTGGTACCCCACGGAAAGTTCACCCAAAAGTGATGAAAGATCACCCAGAAACCAGACCAGCCaaggaggaaaaggcaaagaaagacCATCCAAAAGAAACCAAGTCAGAGAAGCCCTCCAACAAAGAGGACAAgtcaaaaaaacctgctgaaaaaagcaaacagtctgatgcaaaacctgaaaaaagaaaaagaaaagcagatgaaaaggTTGATAAGGAACACGAAGCCTCTTCCATAAAGGCTTCTAAACCAGAAACTGCTGAATCGAAAACATCACCGAAGGGAAAGACTGAGGCTGATGGTGAAAAAGGAGAGCGAACTCCAGAAAAGgataaatctgcttttcttaacAACCCGGCAAAAAAGATTAAACTTAACAGAGAAACTGGCAAAAAGATTGTAAGTGGAGAAAATGTACCACCTGCAAAAGAACCTGTTGAGAAACCTgagccaagcagcagcaaagttaaacaagaaaaatcaaagggaaaagtgagaagaaaagtaACAGCAGCTGATGGATCTAGTTCAACTCTTGTAGATTACACCAG caCTAGTTCTACTGGAGGAAGCCCTGTTagaaagcctgaagaaaagCCAGATACAAAACGAACTGTCATTAAGACCATGGAGGAATATAATAATGATATAACAGCCCCTGCTGAAGATGTCATTATTATGATCCAGGTCCCTCAGTCAAAGTGGGATAAAGATGACTTTGAGTCTGAAGAGGAGGACATTAAATCTACCCAGGTGCCCGCAAACGTAGGAAAACCTGCTAGTGTTATAAAAAATGTGAGTGCTAAGCCAGCAAACCCTataaaacacaatgaaaaagaGACAGAGCCTttggagaaaacacagaagactACAAAAGAGGTGAGTTATGAAAGCTCCCAGCATGATGCAAAAAGTTCAAAAAGTTCGCTGTcgaatgaaaaaggaaaaaccaaagACAGAGATCATTCTTTGTCGGACAAGGATACTTCtgagaagagaaagagcagTGTTCAGCCAGAAAAAGACCACTCAGAACGTCCAACTGaacaaggaaatggaaaaaatgtttctcaatCTTCCAAAGACAGCAGGTCTTCAGAGAAACACGATGCTGGCCGTGGATCTGCTGGTAAAGACTTTACTCctaacagagagaaaaaatctgACCATGAAGGCAACAGAGATCATTCTAGTTCTAAGCGTAGAGATGAAAAGAGTGAATTAGCAAGGAGAAAAGACTCCCCTTCTCGAAACAGAGAATCAACATCGGTACAGAAAAGCAAGCCAAGAGACGAACGAGCAGAGCCATCCAAAAAGGGTGCTGGAGATGCCAAAAGGAGCAGCTACAGTCCTCCACGTGAGCGGAAGCAGTCTGATCACAAAGCTGCTCACGATTCCAAGCGTACAGTGGAGGAACACAAGCCTCTAGataaaaattcaggaaaagagaaggagaaacatGTACCAGAAGTAAAGAGCAATAAAGAGAAAGAGCCAGGTGGTAATAAACCCCCATTAAAACAAGAATCACCAGAtgtaaaaaatgagaaagagaatGTGACTGGACAAACTGATAAAAGCGTTGCCAAGCCGAAGCCTCAGGTAAGCAGCTCCTCACGGCTCTCCTCTGATCTAACTCGAGAGACTGACGAGGCTGCATTTGTACCAGACTACAATGAAAGTGACAGTGAGAGTAATGTATCTGCAAAAGATGaggaagctgcaggaaaaaatcccaaggaagcaaaagaaaaggctgttgAGAAGGTGAAAGAGGAaacagcagcacctgctgcagTTGACCAGCCTGAGGCAAGCAGAAGTCAAGGTCAGAGCAGTCCCAGCGTTAGCCGCAGCCGTAGTCAAAGCCCTTCCGAGAGTCAGACTCgaagccacagcagcagtgccagctcaGGAGAGAGtcaagacagcaagaaaaagaaaaagaaaaaagagaagaagaagcACAAGAAGCATAAGAAACACAAGAAGCATAAGAAACACATTGGAAATGAAACGGAATTGGAAAAGAgccaaaaacacaaacacaagaagaaaaaatcgAAGAAGAGCAAAGATAAAGAGAAAGATGACCAAAAAGTGAAATCTGTCACTACATAG